In Ruminococcaceae bacterium R-25, one genomic interval encodes:
- a CDS encoding adenosylhomocysteinase: MGKFNYEVRDISLAPKGLEKIEWAYRNMPVLRAIEAELIEKQPFAGMKISVSVHVEAKTACLARALARGGAEVALTGCNPLSTQDEVAAGLASLDIMNVYAVHGDDEEHYWARLKKALEFKPDIVIDDGGDFALLLHSELKDMAADIKGGCEETTTGVHRLEILKGENKLLYPVIAVNDARCKHLFDNRFGTGQSVWTAIMATTNLVVAGKTVVVAGYGMCGRGVAMRAKGLGAKVIVTEIDPVKACEAIMEGYEVMTMDEAAPLGDFFVTVTGCKDVIVGRHFEAMKDGAVCCNAGHFDCEVSVAELKKMCVESTELRNNIIGYKLDNGKTVCVIAEGRLVNLASGDGHPVEIMDMSFALQAQSAMYIANNPERLPIDVYQTPEVIDNRVAEILLTTKEIKIDELTEEQKKYISSWDL, encoded by the coding sequence ATGGGAAAGTTTAATTACGAAGTAAGAGATATCAGTCTTGCTCCGAAGGGCTTGGAAAAGATCGAATGGGCATACCGCAATATGCCGGTATTAAGAGCAATCGAAGCTGAACTCATTGAAAAACAGCCTTTTGCAGGAATGAAGATATCCGTTTCAGTTCATGTCGAAGCTAAGACAGCGTGCCTTGCGAGAGCCCTTGCTAGAGGCGGCGCTGAGGTAGCTCTTACAGGCTGCAATCCTTTGTCCACTCAGGATGAAGTTGCTGCAGGCCTTGCATCTTTGGATATCATGAACGTTTATGCCGTTCACGGTGATGACGAAGAACATTACTGGGCAAGACTTAAGAAAGCATTGGAGTTTAAGCCTGACATCGTAATCGACGACGGCGGCGATTTTGCTTTACTCCTGCATTCCGAATTAAAGGATATGGCAGCAGATATCAAGGGCGGCTGCGAAGAAACCACTACAGGCGTTCACAGGCTTGAGATCCTTAAGGGCGAAAATAAGCTCCTTTATCCCGTAATCGCAGTTAACGATGCAAGATGCAAGCATCTTTTCGACAACAGGTTCGGAACAGGCCAATCAGTCTGGACTGCGATCATGGCTACGACAAACCTCGTAGTAGCAGGAAAGACAGTAGTTGTCGCTGGTTACGGAATGTGCGGCAGGGGCGTTGCCATGAGGGCTAAGGGCCTTGGCGCAAAGGTAATCGTAACTGAGATCGACCCTGTTAAGGCTTGCGAAGCCATTATGGAAGGCTACGAAGTCATGACTATGGACGAGGCAGCTCCTTTGGGCGATTTCTTCGTAACTGTTACCGGATGCAAGGATGTTATCGTAGGAAGACATTTCGAAGCTATGAAGGACGGCGCGGTATGCTGCAATGCGGGACATTTCGACTGTGAAGTAAGCGTTGCCGAACTTAAGAAAATGTGCGTAGAGAGCACGGAACTTAGAAATAACATCATCGGTTATAAGCTCGATAACGGTAAGACTGTTTGCGTTATCGCTGAAGGAAGACTTGTTAACCTTGCATCAGGCGATGGTCACCCTGTAGAGATCATGGACATGAGCTTTGCTCTTCAGGCACAGTCGGCTATGTATATCGCAAATAACCCGGAAAGACTCCCGATCGATGTATATCAGACTCCTGAAGTCATCGATAACCGTGTTGCCGAGATATTGCTCACGACCAAGGAAATCAAGATCGACGAGCTCACAGAAGAGCAGAAGAAGTATATCAGCTCCTGGGATCTCTGA
- a CDS encoding purine-nucleoside phosphorylase, translating into MITDIDEFIKRVDGAADYIRSVLSGKEIPSICIVLGSGLGPLSKMAEDALEIPYKDIPGFPVSTAPGHKGSLIVGKLSDKPVFMMNGRFHYYEGYPMETVTFYVRVMGRLGVKVLLLTNASGGINIEMKVPELVAVTDHISFHAEPVLRGPNIEEFGTRFPDQCHVYDPELTDTLVNSARDLNIRISRGVYAYSKGPQYETPAEIRALRILGADCVGMSTVPEAIAASHMGIRVAAMSCITNMAAGISGNPLSEQEVLDNAALASDNSCALVKEFVNRIKV; encoded by the coding sequence ATGATTACTGATATTGATGAATTTATCAAACGTGTCGACGGCGCTGCTGATTATATCAGGAGCGTTTTGTCCGGCAAGGAGATTCCCAGCATTTGCATTGTCTTAGGTTCCGGATTAGGTCCACTCTCAAAGATGGCGGAGGATGCTCTTGAGATTCCCTATAAGGACATTCCCGGATTCCCTGTATCGACTGCACCGGGCCATAAGGGTTCGCTTATTGTCGGAAAGCTTTCTGATAAGCCTGTTTTCATGATGAACGGCAGGTTCCATTACTATGAAGGTTATCCGATGGAGACCGTTACATTCTATGTCAGGGTAATGGGCAGACTGGGAGTTAAGGTCCTTCTTCTTACCAATGCTTCAGGCGGTATAAATATTGAGATGAAAGTGCCTGAACTGGTAGCTGTTACTGACCATATTTCCTTCCACGCCGAGCCGGTATTAAGAGGCCCTAACATTGAAGAATTCGGCACGAGGTTTCCTGACCAGTGCCATGTCTACGATCCCGAACTTACGGATACTCTTGTCAACAGCGCAAGAGACCTCAATATAAGGATCAGCAGGGGAGTATATGCTTATTCCAAGGGCCCCCAGTATGAGACTCCTGCAGAGATCAGGGCGCTCCGTATATTGGGTGCTGACTGTGTAGGTATGTCTACCGTACCTGAAGCGATCGCTGCATCCCACATGGGGATCAGAGTTGCCGCAATGTCCTGCATTACCAATATGGCGGCAGGCATCTCCGGAAATCCTTTATCAGAGCAGGAAGTGCTCGATAATGCGGCTTTGGCATCTGACAACAGCTGTGCTCTGGTAAAAGAATTCGTTAACAGGATCAAGGTTTAA